From a single Verrucomicrobiia bacterium genomic region:
- a CDS encoding ChbG/HpnK family deacetylase, whose amino-acid sequence MKTLIVNADDCNLTPGVTAAILAAHDTGIVSSTTFMANLPIRPAEIRAIKKRKALGVGVHLNVTLGRPVSRPSQVPSLTDAEGKFRRRGDQLAKLPLKKDLVKEYAAQVLLFRHVFERLPTHLDTHHQMHDHPLYLEALIAVAKRFRLPVRRSALMKSAKSGAPVYKGVKTVDRVLGDLDPKGFWRKASLETVLRKLPEGLNEVMCHPGRIDRDLKALSSFTHGRDKERDLFRSSVWKKKLPEWGIRLANYGVCYT is encoded by the coding sequence GTGAAAACGCTCATCGTCAATGCCGACGACTGCAACCTGACGCCCGGCGTGACAGCCGCCATTCTCGCCGCGCACGACACGGGCATTGTTTCCAGCACGACCTTCATGGCGAACCTTCCCATCCGGCCCGCGGAAATCCGCGCGATCAAAAAGCGCAAGGCGCTCGGCGTGGGCGTGCATCTGAACGTGACGCTCGGACGCCCTGTGTCCAGGCCTTCGCAAGTGCCGTCGCTCACGGACGCGGAAGGGAAATTCCGCAGGCGAGGCGACCAGCTCGCGAAACTGCCGCTGAAAAAAGATTTGGTGAAGGAATATGCCGCGCAGGTGCTTCTTTTCCGGCATGTCTTCGAGCGGCTTCCCACGCATCTGGACACGCATCATCAGATGCACGATCATCCGCTTTATCTCGAGGCGCTCATCGCGGTGGCGAAACGCTTCCGGCTTCCCGTCCGGCGTTCGGCCCTCATGAAATCCGCAAAGTCCGGGGCCCCGGTCTATAAAGGAGTGAAAACCGTGGACCGTGTTTTGGGCGACCTCGACCCGAAAGGTTTCTGGCGCAAGGCCTCGCTCGAGACCGTGCTGCGGAAACTTCCCGAAGGCCTCAATGAAGTGATGTGCCATCCCGGGCGCATTGACCGCGACCTGAAGGCGCTCAGCTCCTTCACCCACGGCCGCGACAAAGAAAGGGACCTTTTCCGTTCTTCCGTCTGGAAGAAAAAGCTGCCGGAGTGGGGCATACGCCTTGCGAATTACGGCGTATGCTATACTTGA
- the acpS gene encoding holo-ACP synthase, whose product MELYQGIDLVSVRRLQQAAEAQGARFLNRIFSVSERAYCLPRKMKYEHLAARFAAKEAFIKACTPVTKNPVSRGVALNQIEVRKENGGKPFLHLSPAARKKLGFPARARIELSLAHEREFAVATVVLLCPSKTKRGSR is encoded by the coding sequence GTGGAGCTCTACCAGGGCATCGATCTCGTCAGCGTCCGCCGCCTGCAGCAAGCGGCCGAGGCGCAGGGAGCCCGGTTTTTAAACCGCATTTTCAGCGTCTCCGAGCGCGCCTACTGCCTTCCGCGCAAAATGAAATACGAGCATCTGGCCGCGCGCTTTGCCGCCAAAGAGGCCTTCATCAAGGCCTGCACGCCGGTGACGAAGAACCCGGTTTCCCGCGGTGTCGCCTTGAACCAGATCGAGGTGCGGAAAGAAAACGGGGGCAAGCCGTTCCTTCATCTGTCCCCGGCCGCGCGGAAAAAACTGGGATTTCCCGCGCGCGCGCGGATCGAGCTGTCGCTCGCGCATGAGCGCGAATTCGCGGTTGCGACCGTCGTTCTTCTGTGCCCTTCCAAAACAAAGCGGGGTTCCCGGTGA
- a CDS encoding helix-turn-helix domain-containing protein, whose translation MNNMLTLEEVKSYLEIEQQQIEKFIGQGKLHAYKIGGTYLRFRKEEVLNLRYELAPGTQKKKQVRAGILSHAYDFWRFNNFYIISLILVGALVYLLVRS comes from the coding sequence ATGAATAACATGCTGACTTTGGAAGAAGTCAAAAGCTACCTGGAAATCGAACAGCAGCAGATCGAAAAGTTCATCGGCCAGGGAAAGCTGCATGCGTACAAGATCGGGGGCACCTACCTCCGGTTCCGCAAAGAAGAAGTCCTCAATCTCCGCTACGAGCTCGCGCCCGGCACCCAGAAGAAGAAACAAGTCCGCGCCGGCATCCTGTCCCACGCCTACGATTTCTGGCGCTTCAACAATTTCTACATCATCTCGCTCATCCTCGTCGGGGCTCTGGTTTACCTTCTCGTAAGGAGCTGA
- a CDS encoding polymer-forming cytoskeletal protein: MAKKEKDLTEEKILDVDASMQGTIAFKDPVNLRINGSFEGKLDTRGNLTIGENAKVKANIDGDKIIIAGKVTGDINATQSVSVISPAVIKGNISTPRLSVTEGAIIEGQLSMLNGNPTGEASDVTMTLKDVSHYLEVESRVVEEWASSKKIPARNEKGSWLFSKSAVDRWIQEESNRS; the protein is encoded by the coding sequence ATGGCCAAAAAGGAAAAAGACCTGACGGAAGAAAAAATCCTCGACGTCGACGCGAGCATGCAGGGGACGATTGCTTTTAAAGACCCTGTCAATCTCCGCATCAATGGCAGCTTCGAGGGCAAGCTCGATACGCGCGGCAATCTTACCATCGGCGAAAACGCCAAGGTGAAGGCGAATATCGACGGTGACAAGATCATTATCGCCGGCAAGGTCACAGGCGATATCAATGCCACCCAGAGCGTTTCCGTCATTTCTCCCGCGGTCATCAAAGGGAACATCAGCACCCCGCGCCTGAGCGTCACCGAAGGCGCCATCATCGAAGGCCAGCTTTCCATGTTGAACGGCAATCCCACCGGCGAGGCTTCGGACGTCACCATGACGCTGAAGGACGTATCTCATTACCTCGAAGTGGAGTCCCGTGTCGTGGAAGAATGGGCCTCGAGCAAAAAGATTCCCGCGAGAAACGAAAAAGGTTCCTGGCTCTTCAGCAAGTCGGCGGTCGACCGCTGGATCCAAGAAGAGAGCAATCGCTCGTAG